One Cumulibacter manganitolerans genomic window, CCGTGAGGTACGCCGAGGAGGCGCCCGCCGACGCGAAGAAGAAGATGATGCACCAGAGCACGGTCTGGGTCACCGCCGACAACGCGCCGGCCTTGAACAGGAACGCGGTGATCAGCAGCAGCACGCCCGAGCCGCCGTACGTCAGCAGGATCATCCGGCGCCGCCCCCACGTGTCGAACAGGTGGCCCAGCAGCAGCGGTCCCAGCAGGTTGCCGATCGCGAACGGGAAGAAGTACCAGGGGATCTGGTCCGACGGGATGCCGTAGAAGGCCTTCAGGACCAGCGCGTAGGTGAAGAAGATCGCGTTGTACAGGAACGCCTGGGTGACCATCATCGTGAAGCCGAGGATCGACCGGTGCGGATATCGCTTGAAGAAGATCCGGGTCATCTGCCCGAACGTCATCGGCGGCGTCTCCTTGAGCAGGATCGCCTTCGAGTCCGGCACCGGCGTCAACGCGCCGCCCTCGGCCTCGACGCGCTTCTCGATCTCCTCGGTGGTGCGCTCGGCCTCCTCGGCGCGGCCGTGCATGAGCAGCCACCGCGGGCTCTCGGGGATCACCCGGCGCAGGAAGATGATGACGAGGCCCAGGACCGGGCCGATGAAGAACCCGATGCGCCAGCCCCAGTCCAGCGGGACCAGCTCGGTGTCGTAGATGAACAGCCCCATGACGTTGCCGATGATCGCGCCGGCCCAGTAGGTGCCGTTTACGGCGATGTCGACGCGGCCGCGGAAGCGAGCCGGGATCAGCTCGTCGATGGCAGAGTTGATCGCGGTGTACTCGCCGCCGATCCCGAGCCCGGCGACGAACCGGCAGATCGCCAGGGACCAGAAGTCCCACGAGAACCCGCCGAGCCCCGAGCCGATCAGGTAGATCGCCAACGTGAGGATGAACAGCTTCTTGCGGCCGACCTTGTCGGTGCGGCGCCCGAAGTACAGCGCGCCCACGACCTCGCCGAGCAGGTAGATCGATCCGAGGGCGCCGATCTCGCCGGCGGTCAGCTGCATGGTGCCGTGCGCGTCGGTCAGCGGACCACTGTTGAGCGAGACGATCTGGATCTCCAGCCCGTCCAGGATCCAGGACACGCCGAGGCCGACGACGACGAGCCAGTGGAAGCGCGTCCAGGGGAGCCGGTCCATGCGCGCCGGGATGGTTGATTTCTTCACTACCGGCTCAGGTATGCCGGCATCCGTCATGGCTGTCACCCTCGGCACTTCCTCTCGGATCGCTGGTCTGCGCACCCCCTCGGGCCATCCGGAGTGTTGCGGACCGCGACTATGGCTCGCAACACGTTCCGGGATTTTCCGGAAACTTTTTCGCCGCCGGGTTCGTTCCGGATCGTCCGCGGCCGTCGGCGTCCGCTGGGTAGGGTGGGACTCGACCGAACCGGAGGAAGCGTGCCACGGATCAGCTTCAGCAGCATCTTCGTCAGTGACCAGCGACGCGCCAAGGCGTTCTATACGACCATCCTGGGCTTCCAGCTTGCGGTGGATCGCCCGGCCGGCGACGACCGGTGGCTCGCTGTGGTCAGTGACGACGACCCCAGCGGTACCCAGCTGCTGCTCGAGCCCGCGGACGCCGCCACCGGACGGTCGCGCCAGAACGCGCTGTTCCGTCAGGGGATCCCGGCGACCTCGTTCGAGGTCGACGACATCGATTACGAGTACGAGCGGCTGGTCGCCGAGGGCGTGACGTTCCAGAGCCCGCCCACCGACTCAGGTGGGGTGCGCAGCTGCATCCTCGACGACACGTGCGGTAACTGGATCAGGCTGACCGAACCGATCGAGGAGGACCAGTGACGAACGAGGACAAGAAGATCGAGGTCGAGCGGGTCATCGACCAGCCCGCAGACGTGCTGTTCGAGGTGCTGTCCAATCCGCAGCGGCATCCCGAGATCGACGGCTCGGGCATGGTCCGTGCGGACGAGAAGACCGACCGCATCCAGGAGGTCGGCCAGGTGTTCCGGATGAACATGCACAACGACGTGCTGGGCGACTACCAGACCGACAACGTCGTTACCGGCTACGAGCACAACAAGCTGCTGGCCTGGAAGACCGGTATGGCCGACAAGGAGCCTGCGGGCTGGCAGTGGGTATGGGAGCTCGAGCCGGAGGGGCCCGGGTCGACCATCGTACGGCACACGTACGACTGGAGCGGGGTCACCGACAAGGGGGTTCTGCAGCGCATCCCGTTCCCGCTGATCTCGCAGGACGCGATGCAGGAGAGCCTGTCCCGCCTCGCCGCGGCCGCCGGCAGCTAGGCAACGGAACCATAACGATCGACCCCGCCGACGGCGGGGTCGATCGTCGTTCGGGGGCGCGTTTCTGACAGATTGCTCTCAGCATCGCCGAACGCCTGACCTGCAGGCCTGCCCCCGAGGAGCACGATGAAGAAGTTCACCCGGTCCGTGGTCGGCGTCCTCGCCGCCGCGGCGACCGCCTTGCTGACCCCCGCGCCGGCGTCCGCGATCACCGGTGGCACCGCCGACGGTGACGCGCATCCCAGCGTCGGGATGATCGTGTTCTACGAGAACGGCGGACGGTACCGCTGCTCCGCGACGCTGGTGTCGCCGACCGTCCTGCTGACCGCGGCGCACTGCACCGCCGGCACGGCCGGGAAGACGGCCGTCACCTTCGACTCGGTGATCGCCGAGGCGCCGCCGTCCGGGCTGCCGGTCGCCGACGACCCGGCCGCCGGCTACACGTCGACGGAGATCACCCACGGCGGCTATCTCGCCGGGACGTCGCACGCTCACCCGGACTACTCCGACTTCACCGACATGCAGAACTGGAACGACGTCGGCGTGGTCCAGCTCGACGAGCCGGTGCAGGGCATCACCCCGTCCCCGATCGCGCCGCCGGACTACCTCGAGCAGTTCCAGCAGCCCACGCTGAACAAGACGCTGTTCACGATCGTCGGCTACGGCACCGAGGTGCGCAAGCCGGACGCCGGCCCGCAGAAGCCCACCCCGATGAGCTACCCGCTGCTGCGGCGGGTCGCCGAGGCGCCCGGGCAGAAGCTCACCCCGCAGATCCTGCAGGTCAACGGCAACCCGAACGACACCAAGGGCACCGGCGGCTCGTGCTTCGGAGACTCCGGCGGTCCGACGTTCCACAGTGGGTACGTGGTGACCGTGACGTCGTACGGGTACACCGACAACTGCCGCTACCTCGACGGCCTGCAGCGCGTCGACATCGCGAGCGTGCAGGACTGGCTGGCGACCTACGAGGTCCGTCCCGCGTCGTGAGCGTCGTAGAGGTCCACGAGGCGCAGCTCCTGGAGGGCCGCTATGCGGTGAGCCCGCACGGCGCGCAGGTGACGTCGTGGTGGAGCGCGCGGTACGGGGACCTGCTGTACCTGTCCTCGGCCGCGCGCTTCGAGGCCGGCAAGGCGATCCGCGGCGGCATCCCGATCTGCTTCCCGTGGTTCGCCGGCGGTCCGTCCGGCGACCGGGCGCCCGCGCACGGCTTCGCGCGGCTGGCGCGCTGGCGGGAGATCACGTGGGACGTCGACGAGCAGCGCAGCCGGCTGCGCGCCGGCTACCTGCTCGACCCCTCGGCTGCCGGCCGCGCCGCGCCGGGGAGCGACAGCCCCTTCGTGCTGCGGTACGACCTGGAGCTGACGCCGCGCTCGGGCCGGTTCACCCTCCGGATCGAGAACCGCTCCGCGGCGCCGGCCGGCTGCGAGGCGGCCCTGCACACGTATCTGCGGGTGGGCGACGCGACCTCCGTCGCCCTCCACGGACTGGACGGCGCGACGTACGCCGACAAGACCGCCGGTGGGACGCGACGGTCGCAACGCGGACCGCTCACGCTCGGCCCGGAGGTCGACCGCGTCTACGACTGCGCCGGGGACGTCACGCTCCAGGACCCGGCGCTCGCCCGGTCGTTGCTGGTCCGCGCGGGCGGCGCTTCGCAAACGGTCGTGTGGAACCCGGGTGAGACCAAGGCCGCTGCGCTGGCGGACGTCGGGGCGGGGGAGTGGCGATCGTTCGTGTGCGTCGAGGCCGCCGCGGTGGGCGAGGACGCGATCCGGCTGGGCGCGGGACAGTCGCACGAGCTGGCCCAGGAGATCGTGCCCGGCGCCTAGAGGTGCAGGGTCGCCTCGGTCGACGCGACCAGCTGCTCGGTGCTCACGCCGGGGCCGAGCTCGACGAGGTGCAGGCCGTCGTCCTCCACCTGCAGGACGGCGAGGTCGGTGTACAGCCGGTCGACGCAGCGGGTCGCGGTGAGCGGGTAGCGGCAGTCGCGGACCACCTTGGAGCGACCGTCCTTCGTCGTGTGGGTCATCATCACGAACACCCGCTTGGCGCCGATCGCGAGGTCCATGGCACCGCCCACGGCCGGTGCCAGGGTGGGCTCACCGGTCGACCAGTTGGCCA contains:
- a CDS encoding VOC family protein; translated protein: MPRISFSSIFVSDQRRAKAFYTTILGFQLAVDRPAGDDRWLAVVSDDDPSGTQLLLEPADAATGRSRQNALFRQGIPATSFEVDDIDYEYERLVAEGVTFQSPPTDSGGVRSCILDDTCGNWIRLTEPIEEDQ
- a CDS encoding SRPBCC family protein; its protein translation is MTNEDKKIEVERVIDQPADVLFEVLSNPQRHPEIDGSGMVRADEKTDRIQEVGQVFRMNMHNDVLGDYQTDNVVTGYEHNKLLAWKTGMADKEPAGWQWVWELEPEGPGSTIVRHTYDWSGVTDKGVLQRIPFPLISQDAMQESLSRLAAAAGS
- a CDS encoding D-hexose-6-phosphate mutarotase; protein product: MSVVEVHEAQLLEGRYAVSPHGAQVTSWWSARYGDLLYLSSAARFEAGKAIRGGIPICFPWFAGGPSGDRAPAHGFARLARWREITWDVDEQRSRLRAGYLLDPSAAGRAAPGSDSPFVLRYDLELTPRSGRFTLRIENRSAAPAGCEAALHTYLRVGDATSVALHGLDGATYADKTAGGTRRSQRGPLTLGPEVDRVYDCAGDVTLQDPALARSLLVRAGGASQTVVWNPGETKAAALADVGAGEWRSFVCVEAAAVGEDAIRLGAGQSHELAQEIVPGA
- a CDS encoding trypsin-like serine protease, encoding MKKFTRSVVGVLAAAATALLTPAPASAITGGTADGDAHPSVGMIVFYENGGRYRCSATLVSPTVLLTAAHCTAGTAGKTAVTFDSVIAEAPPSGLPVADDPAAGYTSTEITHGGYLAGTSHAHPDYSDFTDMQNWNDVGVVQLDEPVQGITPSPIAPPDYLEQFQQPTLNKTLFTIVGYGTEVRKPDAGPQKPTPMSYPLLRRVAEAPGQKLTPQILQVNGNPNDTKGTGGSCFGDSGGPTFHSGYVVTVTSYGYTDNCRYLDGLQRVDIASVQDWLATYEVRPAS
- a CDS encoding MFS transporter, which translates into the protein MTDAGIPEPVVKKSTIPARMDRLPWTRFHWLVVVGLGVSWILDGLEIQIVSLNSGPLTDAHGTMQLTAGEIGALGSIYLLGEVVGALYFGRRTDKVGRKKLFILTLAIYLIGSGLGGFSWDFWSLAICRFVAGLGIGGEYTAINSAIDELIPARFRGRVDIAVNGTYWAGAIIGNVMGLFIYDTELVPLDWGWRIGFFIGPVLGLVIIFLRRVIPESPRWLLMHGRAEEAERTTEEIEKRVEAEGGALTPVPDSKAILLKETPPMTFGQMTRIFFKRYPHRSILGFTMMVTQAFLYNAIFFTYALVLKAFYGIPSDQIPWYFFPFAIGNLLGPLLLGHLFDTWGRRRMILLTYGGSGVLLLITAFLFKAGALSAVTQTVLWCIIFFFASAGASSAYLTVSEIFPLELRGQAISYFFAISQGAGGVLAPFIFGKLIGDPEALQKLGHAPPNGPLTWGYIIGAGLMIVGGLVAWFIGVDAEQKSLEDVAEPMSAVKVGGDGGGITPDLPDPEPTGRGAGS